A region of the Massilia sp. erpn genome:
GACCAATACCGGCGCGGCCCCGCTGACGCCTGAGCTGTACCTGCAGCTGGTCCACGACGGCAACAAGCCGCCAGAGTCCTCCTGGTTCAACAGCAGCTTCACCGGCCCGACCCTGTACACCGACGCCGACAAGTACAAGAAGCTGAGCTTCGAGAAGATCGAGAAGGAAGACAAGACCCAGAAGGAAAATCCGGGCAAGCCTTTCACGCCGGATCATCCGACCAAGGCAGACAGCGGCTGGGTCGCCATCTCGCAGCACTTCTTCGTGTCCGCCTTCGTGCCGCAAGCGAAAGCCGCGCGCGACATCTTCACCAAGAAAGTGGACACCAATCTGTACGCCATCGGCGTGGTGCAGCCGCTGGGCAGCTTGGCGCCTGGCGCCACCGTCTCCAACACGGCCCAGCTCTACTCCGGTCCGCAGAACGAAAAAGCGCTGGAAAAAGTCTCGCCTGGCCTGGAGCTGGTGAAGGACTACGGCATGCTGACCATCATCGCCAAGCCGATGTACTGGGTGATGGAACATCTGCACAGCGCACTGGGTAACTGGGGCTGGACGATCATCGCCTTCACCATCCTGATCAAGCTGGTCTTCTTCCCGCTGTCCGCCGCCAGCTACCGCAGCATGGCCAAGATGAAGGTGGTGACGCCGAAGATGACGGAAATCCGCGAACGCTACAAAGGCGATCCGCAGAAGATGAACCAGGCCATGATGGAGCTGTACAAAACCGAGAAGATCAATCCTCTCGGCGGCTGCCTGCCTATCCTGGTGCAGATGCCGGTCTTCATCGCCCTGTACTGGGTGCTGAACGCCTCGGTCGAAATGCGCGGCGCGCCATGGGTGGGCTGGATCACCGACCTGACCCAGCACGATCCATGGGCGATTCTGCCGGTGCTGTACGCGATTTCCATGTTCATCACCACCAAATTGAACCCGCAGCCGGCCGATCCGGTGCAGGCCAAGATGATGCTGTTCATGCCGCTGGCCTTCTCGCTGATGTTCTTCTTCTTCCCGTCCGGCCTGGTGCTGTACTGGGTTGTGAACAACGTCCTGTCGATCGCCCAGCAATGGGTCATCACCCGCAAATACGGCGCCGCCAAGTAAGCCTGGCAGCGTGTTGCAGAAAAACCCGTGCCAGGCACGGGTTTTTTTTATCATCTAGAATTCCGCTATGAATCTCGACACTTCCCCCATCGCGGCAATCGCCACGGCCCCCGGACGCGGCGGCATCGGCGTGGTACGCGCCTCCGGCAAAAACCTCAACGGCCTGGCGCAAGCCCTGTTCGGCGCCACGGCCCTGCAGCCGCGCCATGCCACCTACATCCCCTTCAAGAACGTCGACGGCAGCATCATCGACCAGGGCATCGCCATTTACTTCAAGGGACCGCATTCCTATACCGGCGAAGACGTGCTGGAATTGCAAGGCCACGGCGGCCCGGTCGTGCTGCAGATGCTGTTGGCGCGCGTGCTGGAAGCGGGCCAGGAATACGGCCTGCGCCTGGCCGAGCCGGGCGAATTCACGCGCCGGGCTTATATGAACGACAAGCTTGACCTGGCCCAGGCCGAGGCGGTGGCCGATCTGATCGACGCCTCCACCGAAGCGGCGGCCAAGTCGGCCTCGCAATCGCTGTCCGGCGCTTTCTCGCAGACCATCCACGCCCTGGTGGAGCGCGTCACCCACCTGCGCATGCTGGTGGAAGCCACGCTCGACTTCCCGGAAGAGGAAATCGACTTTCTCGAAAAATCCGACGCGCGCGGCCAGCTTAAAGGCATTGTGGAAGCGCTCGACCATGTGTTCCGTCAGGCCTCACAAGGCGCGCTGCTGCGCGAAGGCTTGAACGTGGTGCTGGTCGGCCAGCCGAATGTGGGCAAGTCCTCGCTGCTGAACGCCCTGGCCGGCGCCGACGTCGCCATCGTCACGCCGATCGCCGGCACTACGCGCGACAA
Encoded here:
- the yidC gene encoding membrane protein insertase YidC, producing the protein MDINKRTILWIVFSVSLVFLWNEWMISTGKPSMFAPAPTQTAKAPAAKAAGLPAPSASATAATPGAAAVDGAAPFKSEIITITTDVMKVDVDTLGGQIKRLELLNYKAAGNPGWFGGCFGLSEACKSNLDARANEVLFQQNGNKTYLGQTGLVGAPGLPNHNTGFVAKPGVRTLDNGNQVQLVLEAEQGGVKLTKTLTFKRGDYVVDVRHDVTNTGAAPLTPELYLQLVHDGNKPPESSWFNSSFTGPTLYTDADKYKKLSFEKIEKEDKTQKENPGKPFTPDHPTKADSGWVAISQHFFVSAFVPQAKAARDIFTKKVDTNLYAIGVVQPLGSLAPGATVSNTAQLYSGPQNEKALEKVSPGLELVKDYGMLTIIAKPMYWVMEHLHSALGNWGWTIIAFTILIKLVFFPLSAASYRSMAKMKVVTPKMTEIRERYKGDPQKMNQAMMELYKTEKINPLGGCLPILVQMPVFIALYWVLNASVEMRGAPWVGWITDLTQHDPWAILPVLYAISMFITTKLNPQPADPVQAKMMLFMPLAFSLMFFFFPSGLVLYWVVNNVLSIAQQWVITRKYGAAK
- the mnmE gene encoding tRNA uridine-5-carboxymethylaminomethyl(34) synthesis GTPase MnmE, with the protein product MNLDTSPIAAIATAPGRGGIGVVRASGKNLNGLAQALFGATALQPRHATYIPFKNVDGSIIDQGIAIYFKGPHSYTGEDVLELQGHGGPVVLQMLLARVLEAGQEYGLRLAEPGEFTRRAYMNDKLDLAQAEAVADLIDASTEAAAKSASQSLSGAFSQTIHALVERVTHLRMLVEATLDFPEEEIDFLEKSDARGQLKGIVEALDHVFRQASQGALLREGLNVVLVGQPNVGKSSLLNALAGADVAIVTPIAGTTRDKVSETIQIEGIPLNIIDTAGIRSHDEAVDVVERIGIERTWGEVGKADVILHLLDADHGPTRADEAMVEAFPPGVPVLRVWNKIDLSGHKPAVDEMSDATHVYLSANEKLGIDLLRAELLRIAGWQQTGESLYLARERHLIALRSASRHLDLAGQHAAQTDQSLDLFAEELRLAQVQLSSITGAFSSDDLLGVIFSRFCIGK